The proteins below come from a single Dermacentor albipictus isolate Rhodes 1998 colony chromosome 7, USDA_Dalb.pri_finalv2, whole genome shotgun sequence genomic window:
- the LOC139047908 gene encoding uncharacterized protein, whose product MAIEHPLDVPECIHFFLELLPRRRQDASLFVPNVYSPPRTTAAPLLLLLRNAISRVSRNALLIFGDFNAHHVSWGYPKNCRKGLVLWTFVQNQQLTVLNDFSEPTRIGSSVQRNTNPDLSICENIPDAVWANTRVSLGSDHYILSVSFSFPTLSAFCKRLVQVVEWDRFRHSRQQASTSISDLSQWTTTLLQDVSYATSTVSTPPHSYTADSRLLHLWEAYHSLHRHWLSQKHNRSLRLRLARLAMDMEEHCSSLTRQQWGQTCERMAGSLGLRDTWALLRVLLDPSHSKATHRRDVTRLLHSSPLSDSDFLLALRDRYLCTNPPSSLPSYTGNPNSTLDADITLGEVRAALHKTRTTSTPGADQISNKALRNLDTPSLEAITDLFNPLRTSVTIWSR is encoded by the coding sequence ATGGCAATCGAGCATCCGCTCGACGTTCCGGAGTGCATTCACTTCTTCTTGGAACTCCTTCCCCGGCGGCGGCAAGATGCCAGCCTTTTTGTCCCTAATGTATACAGCCCTCCCCGCACAACTGctgctcccctcctcctccttctccgcaACGCCATCTCACGGGTGAGCCGGAACGCGCTCCTAATTtttggggatttcaacgctcatcACGTGAGTTGGGGCTACCCCAAGAACTGCAGGAAGGGCCTGGTGCTATGGACCTTCGTGCAGAACCAACAGTTAACAGTCCTGAACGATTTCTCCGAACCCACCCGCATTGGCTCCAGCGTACAACGGAACACTAATCCGGATCTTTCCATCTGCGAAAATATCCCGGACGCGGTGTGGGCGAACACCCGGGTCTCTCTCggtagcgaccactatatccTGTCCGTCTCTTTTTCCTTTCCCACCCTATCTGCCTTCTGCAAGCGCCTGGTGCAGGTGGTGGAGTGGGATCGCTTCCGCCACTCGCGGCAGCAGGCTTCCACCTCCATCTCAGACCTTTCTCAGTGGACCACCACCTTGCTTCAGGATGTTTCCTATGCCACCTCCACCGTCTCCACCCCTCCTCACTCCTACACGGCTGATAGTCGCCTCCTGCACCTCTGGGAGGCGTATCACTCCCTGCACCGCCATTGGCTTTCCCAGAAACACAACCGCTCGCTGCGACTCCGCCTTGCTCGCCTGGCAatggacatggaggagcactgCTCTTCTCTCACCAGACAGCAGTGGGGCCAGACCTGCGAGCGAATGGCTGGTAGCCTCGGGCTGAGGGATACGTGGGCTCTCCTGCGTGTCCTCCTTGACCCTTCGCACTCCAAGGCCACGCACCGCAGGGACGTGACACGCCTCCTTCACTCGTCTCCACTCTCTGATTCCGactttcttcttgctcttcgTGATCGCTATCTCTGCACCAACCCCccttcctctctcccttcctacACTGGCAACCCTAATTCTACGCTCGACGCAGATATCACCCTCGGCGAGGTTCGTGCCGCGCTGCATAAGACCCGTACCACTTCCACACCAGGGGCCGACCAAATCTCTAACAaggccctccgtaatctggataCCCCGTCCCTCGAGGCCATCACTGACCTCTTTAACCCATtaaggaccagcgtgaccatatggtcacgttag